The following are encoded together in the Humulus lupulus chromosome 5, drHumLupu1.1, whole genome shotgun sequence genome:
- the LOC133777778 gene encoding uncharacterized protein LOC133777778 has translation MDRLIKDQETYVKVDAQLDEYKYKRGLFGFRSSLTSYLTRPPVEWWDNFGDEVPELKSFATRVLGLTCSASACERNWSTFNQVHTKRRNRLSTKKMNSLVYIMYNKKLKHKFFKKQSRREEDDPLIVENVSSDDEWVANPNDEEDGDSRAIEVGGEIEIEDEGGSLAPRKRKRNQAPIEVNLDEEDEFEGGEDDSEDGDDGRAIQFHESDDEESEEFLEI, from the exons ATGGATAGACTCATCAAGGACCAAGAAACATATGTGAAGGTCGATGCCCAACTTGATGAGTATAAATACAAGCGAGGATTGTTTGGCTTCAGATCATCCTTAACATCATACTTAACACGTCCACCTG TTGAATGGTGGGACAACTTTGGAGATGAAGTTCCAGAACTCAAGTCATTTGCAACAAGAGTTCTAGGTCTTACTTGTTCAGCATCGGCATGTGAACGTAATTGGAGTACGTTCAATCAAGTGCACACAAAGAGAAGAAATCGTCTGAGCACAAAAAAGATGAATAGTTTGGTGTACATTATGTACAACAAAAAGTTGAAGCACAAATTTTTTAAGAAACAATCACGAAGAGAGGAAGATGATCCTTTGATTGTTGAAAATGTGTCTTCTGATGATGAATGGGTAGCCAATCCAAATGATGAAGAGGATGGTGATAGTAGAGCAATCGAAGTTGGTGGGGAAATTGAGATTGAGGATGAGGGCGGAAGTTTAGCAccgaggaagaggaaaagaaaTCAAGCACCAATTGAAGTGAATTTGGATGAGGAAGATGAATTTGAAGGAGGAGAAGATGACAGTGAAGATGGAGATGATGGACGAGCTATACAATTTCATGAGAGTGATGATGAAGAAAGTGAAGAGTTCTTGGAGATTTAA